In Paraburkholderia phenazinium, the following are encoded in one genomic region:
- a CDS encoding DUF2169 family type VI secretion system accessory protein — protein sequence MSFINHTPFDAIGYAGVTPTGDTFDVVVLKTTLAFATDGSLSLVDEQPGLTVADVFLGDPNVSSVSHESDFCHWKPRCDVMVRGTAHAPGGQPAEQFTASLRVTSAVPRSGPEFGMPSNSPTTQTLLSKTLSITGPRWFIRRNGIVRLTSRLIRLATLGLVRIPDWRLTRPTPITTFSLRYERAFGGCARVQVDEPAAKRVAKSAWRTGVTYGSLLKVWQESGQSETLAEAHWPGNPIGTGFAPGWWLNATQARRVSAPQIELAAARISVGDFLAASEGRLPPDLPSQIPAGFGPLNRSWAPRCDLLGTVDDAFINSDAPLPRDFDFAYWNAAPPDQQTDYLHGGETVELANLTRDGLLTFQLPNDKVFAFIEWSDGDIDTPDLHIDTMLIDTDARKVYLTWRLRVQRSEGRKTTRLEVRWRNEADDQVRKRQVADWLASLVQPTQGTSHG from the coding sequence ATGTCATTCATTAACCATACGCCGTTCGATGCGATCGGTTACGCGGGGGTCACACCCACCGGTGACACGTTTGATGTTGTCGTCCTTAAAACGACCTTGGCGTTTGCTACCGATGGTTCACTTTCCCTTGTCGACGAGCAACCGGGGCTGACCGTCGCGGACGTATTTCTTGGTGATCCGAACGTTTCCAGTGTCTCGCACGAGAGCGACTTCTGCCACTGGAAACCTCGTTGCGACGTTATGGTGCGAGGTACCGCGCATGCCCCGGGCGGGCAGCCTGCCGAGCAATTTACCGCCAGTCTTCGGGTCACTTCTGCCGTCCCGCGAAGCGGACCGGAATTCGGCATGCCGAGCAATTCCCCCACTACCCAAACGTTGTTGTCGAAAACACTGTCTATCACAGGCCCGCGGTGGTTCATCAGGCGCAACGGTATTGTTCGACTCACCAGTCGGCTGATTAGACTGGCGACGTTGGGTCTTGTGCGCATACCCGATTGGCGATTGACAAGGCCGACACCGATCACGACATTCTCGCTAAGATACGAGCGCGCTTTTGGCGGTTGTGCTCGCGTGCAGGTGGACGAACCTGCGGCCAAACGCGTAGCCAAATCGGCGTGGCGAACGGGAGTCACCTACGGCAGTTTGCTAAAGGTTTGGCAGGAAAGTGGCCAATCCGAAACGCTCGCTGAGGCACACTGGCCAGGCAATCCGATCGGGACCGGATTTGCTCCGGGTTGGTGGCTAAATGCGACGCAGGCTCGCCGGGTCTCCGCACCGCAAATAGAGCTGGCAGCGGCACGCATTTCGGTCGGTGATTTTCTAGCGGCATCGGAGGGCAGACTACCCCCCGATTTGCCCAGTCAAATTCCGGCTGGTTTCGGCCCGCTAAATCGATCCTGGGCGCCACGATGTGATCTGCTGGGGACCGTTGATGACGCATTCATAAACAGCGACGCGCCGCTGCCTCGCGATTTCGACTTCGCGTACTGGAATGCGGCTCCGCCCGATCAGCAAACCGACTATCTTCATGGTGGTGAGACCGTCGAGTTGGCCAATCTGACTCGGGATGGACTCCTGACGTTCCAGCTTCCAAACGATAAGGTTTTCGCGTTTATCGAGTGGAGCGATGGAGATATCGATACGCCAGATCTGCATATAGACACGATGTTGATCGACACGGACGCCAGAAAGGTATATCTGACGTGGCGCCTGCGCGTGCAGCGTTCCGAGGGACGGAAAACTACCCGGCTCGAAGTTAGATGGCGTAACGAAGCAGACGATCAGGTCCGCAAACGTCAGGTCGCGGACTGGCTCGCCTCTTTGGTTCAGCCAACGCAGGGGACGAGCCATGGCTGA
- a CDS encoding AraC family transcriptional regulator encodes MSNALLEAVKRYTDQHADQQNPYMTAIEGMAILRSDHERPPSHLIMRPALCVVVQGAKWTTFGDRRYDYRAGQALVVSVEMPALSRVAKASPAEPFLGVVIEFDLAVMRDVMERLDTPPTPEDPLGHGVFVANFDGPLTDCVLRMVRLLDTPRAIPILAPMIMREICYWLLSGPDGNEVARVVLANDHAQRVVTAIHALRDQFTETIRIEELAAVAQMSPSAFHRQFKALTSMTPLQYQKQLRLLEARNLMAAGEANAEAAAYQVGYESPSQFSREYARMFGAPPRRDMATLKTAIV; translated from the coding sequence ATGTCAAATGCCTTGCTCGAAGCCGTCAAACGCTATACCGATCAGCACGCCGACCAGCAAAACCCGTATATGACGGCCATCGAAGGGATGGCTATTCTCCGCTCGGACCATGAGCGGCCGCCTTCTCATCTGATCATGAGGCCGGCTCTCTGTGTCGTGGTTCAAGGCGCGAAGTGGACGACCTTCGGCGACCGGCGCTATGACTATCGGGCCGGGCAGGCGCTGGTGGTCAGCGTCGAGATGCCGGCGCTCAGCCGGGTGGCGAAGGCCAGTCCGGCCGAGCCGTTTCTCGGCGTGGTGATCGAGTTCGACCTTGCCGTCATGCGCGATGTGATGGAGCGCCTCGATACGCCACCCACGCCGGAAGACCCGCTCGGGCATGGCGTTTTTGTCGCCAATTTCGACGGCCCGCTGACCGACTGCGTATTGCGCATGGTGCGCCTGCTCGATACGCCTCGCGCCATTCCGATCCTCGCGCCGATGATCATGCGGGAGATCTGCTACTGGTTGCTAAGCGGTCCTGATGGAAATGAGGTCGCGCGAGTCGTGCTGGCGAACGACCATGCGCAAAGAGTCGTGACGGCGATTCATGCCTTGCGCGACCAGTTCACCGAAACCATACGCATCGAGGAGCTGGCCGCCGTGGCGCAGATGAGTCCGTCGGCCTTCCACAGGCAGTTCAAGGCGCTCACCTCGATGACGCCGCTGCAATATCAGAAGCAGTTGCGCCTGCTCGAAGCGCGCAATCTGATGGCGGCGGGCGAAGCGAACGCCGAAGCGGCTGCCTATCAGGTGGGCTATGAAAGCCCCTCGCAATTCAGCCGTGAATATGCGCGCATGTTTGGCGCGCCACCGCGTCGCGATATGGCGACGTTGAAGACCGCCATCGTTTAG
- a CDS encoding type VI secretion system Vgr family protein has protein sequence MQMSDPSSFFGLQNSRLFSIDTPLSGQSQLLVSDFSCSDELSQLFNIEVGLVSQDATIQLKQLIAQKVSIELQINDGSTRYFNGYVTRFIHLGTDGGLSTYSATVRPWIWMLGRRFDTRIFQDKTVEDILGDVFSQYSKLASYEFRVRKDPKPYSYCTQYRESDLNFVRRLLEQEGLYFYFEHTKDAHKLIITDDSQGAKAIDGDSTLRYATGEMLDNESVVTSWRADRQLESGRISMKTFDYKAPAARRFVSADTTTDQGDAERYEIYDYVGLHGFDSTDRGEELTRFRLEALEAAGKVFIGASNCRTLSPGRFFQLTGHYDHDSGTQEDSQFLILSVSHHGTNNYQSHEGSATYSNSFVCIRKKIPFRPSLSTQKPMIAGPQTAFVVGPKGEEIYTDSLGRVKVQFHWDRLGQKDNRSSCWVRVGQPWAGGGFGAIQIPRVGDEVVVSFLDGNPDRPLIISRVYNAQNMPPWDLPANATQSGFLTRSSKGATVANANAIRFEDMKGQEEVWIHAEKDQRIEVENDESHTVGNDRTKTVDHDETVQVNNNRTETVGNNETITVGVNRTEQVGGNETLSVGGNRNETISGMDNLVVALTSTETVGLAKALTVGGAYTVTVAGAINSAAGLASAEEVGLSKTTMVGKSYTVTAGDRIELKVGKARIVMESNGDISITGGQIRIAADGPTTIIGKDVDINP, from the coding sequence ATGCAGATGTCTGATCCAAGCAGCTTCTTTGGACTGCAGAACAGCAGGCTCTTTTCGATCGATACCCCGCTGTCCGGCCAGTCCCAGCTGCTGGTTAGCGATTTCAGCTGCAGTGACGAGCTGTCCCAGCTCTTCAATATTGAGGTCGGGCTGGTCTCGCAGGATGCAACCATCCAGCTGAAACAACTGATTGCCCAGAAGGTGTCAATCGAGTTACAGATTAATGACGGATCGACACGTTATTTTAACGGCTACGTCACGCGATTTATTCACCTTGGTACCGACGGCGGTCTGTCCACCTACTCGGCAACGGTGCGCCCGTGGATCTGGATGTTGGGCCGGCGCTTCGATACGCGTATTTTCCAGGACAAAACCGTGGAGGACATCCTTGGCGATGTCTTCTCGCAATACTCGAAGCTGGCGTCCTATGAATTTCGCGTTCGCAAGGATCCGAAGCCCTATAGCTATTGCACCCAGTATCGCGAATCGGACCTGAACTTTGTGCGCCGGCTGCTCGAGCAGGAAGGACTCTACTTTTATTTCGAGCATACGAAGGACGCTCACAAGCTGATCATCACGGACGATTCGCAGGGAGCCAAGGCAATCGATGGCGACTCCACGCTGCGATATGCGACGGGTGAGATGCTCGACAACGAGAGCGTGGTGACGAGCTGGCGCGCCGACCGGCAACTCGAGTCGGGCCGCATCAGCATGAAAACGTTCGACTACAAGGCACCGGCTGCGCGCCGCTTTGTGTCGGCCGATACGACCACGGATCAGGGCGATGCCGAGCGCTACGAGATTTACGATTACGTTGGCTTGCACGGATTCGACTCGACGGATCGCGGCGAGGAGTTGACGCGGTTTCGACTGGAAGCACTGGAAGCGGCGGGCAAGGTTTTCATTGGCGCGAGCAATTGCCGGACGCTTAGCCCCGGACGGTTTTTCCAGTTGACCGGGCATTACGACCATGACTCCGGCACGCAGGAGGACAGCCAGTTTCTGATTCTCTCCGTCAGCCATCATGGGACGAATAACTATCAGTCGCATGAGGGTTCCGCGACGTACTCGAACAGCTTCGTGTGCATCCGCAAGAAGATCCCGTTCAGACCTTCGCTGAGTACCCAGAAGCCGATGATTGCGGGGCCGCAAACGGCGTTCGTGGTTGGTCCGAAGGGCGAGGAAATCTACACGGACTCGCTGGGTCGCGTGAAGGTGCAGTTCCATTGGGACCGTCTGGGACAGAAGGACAATCGCAGTTCGTGCTGGGTACGTGTGGGGCAACCATGGGCGGGCGGGGGATTCGGGGCGATCCAGATTCCGCGCGTTGGCGACGAGGTTGTCGTTTCATTCCTCGACGGCAATCCGGATCGTCCGCTCATCATCTCGCGGGTGTACAACGCGCAGAACATGCCGCCGTGGGATTTGCCGGCCAATGCGACGCAGAGCGGTTTTTTGACGCGTTCGAGCAAGGGCGCGACAGTCGCGAATGCCAACGCGATCCGCTTCGAGGATATGAAGGGGCAAGAAGAGGTCTGGATTCACGCGGAGAAGGACCAGCGTATCGAGGTCGAGAACGATGAGTCGCATACGGTGGGTAACGATCGTACGAAGACCGTTGACCATGATGAAACCGTGCAGGTCAACAACAACCGCACAGAGACGGTTGGCAACAACGAGACGATTACTGTTGGTGTGAATCGTACCGAGCAGGTGGGCGGTAATGAGACGCTGTCGGTAGGGGGGAATCGCAATGAGACCATCAGCGGGATGGACAACCTGGTGGTTGCGCTGACATCGACCGAGACGGTGGGGCTTGCCAAGGCGCTCACGGTGGGTGGGGCTTATACCGTGACGGTGGCGGGCGCGATCAATTCCGCGGCCGGTCTCGCGAGCGCCGAGGAAGTCGGGCTATCGAAAACCACCATGGTGGGCAAGAGCTATACGGTTACCGCTGGGGATCGGATTGAACTCAAGGTCGGCAAGGCCCGCATCGTGATGGAAAGCAACGGTGATATTTCGATTACGGGTGGGCAGATTCGCATCGCGGCAGACGGACCAACAACAATTATCGGCAAGGACGTAGATATCAATCCTTGA
- the tssF gene encoding type VI secretion system baseplate subunit TssF — MEELLPFYERELSLLRQYARAFAERNPKIAARLAMASDNSEDPHVERMIESSALLGARLGARIEDEYPEFTEALLDMLYPHYLRAIPSCSIAQFATDSRTGQLTEAVTVKRGAALEARVGECRFRTVYDVTVLPLRLTEARYSATATAPMSTQLPAHTTGLVSISFEPAAEAEAFAATQGGSPVRIHLTGQQSFVSALTDTLLMRPTAAFAEADGSGRWKALSHLPFSAVGFEDQDALIGGEPDAPAAFRRLMEFFAFPEKFYFIDLDFARLLRATGSCKKLTLHIAVANVLKDSSAAHVLGTLRADNLRLFCTPVINLFKREALPLRGARDALSYPVIPEAPRVPNTEIYSIDSVYTIEQTAAGKVVREIPPYRSMRHDESAQSSRTYWLARRDRWVAQQRPGYETEISFVSIGATPAELDPGPLGIELTCTNRDLPPAMPFGMPGGDLLNEDASFACTISMLRAPTRSATLAQGNRSLWRIVAQLTPNALSLDLAGLKALLYQHAHSASTSMSTLIDGIAGLDHRPCMRWMPAKPLANFVRGIEVLLTIDEPAFNGVSLGVFIGVMERFFEPYAHSNSFTQLVVLSKNTGNEIRRCAPRQGTSPLL; from the coding sequence ATGGAAGAACTGCTGCCTTTTTACGAACGCGAACTCTCGCTGCTCAGGCAGTACGCGCGCGCGTTCGCCGAGCGTAACCCGAAGATCGCCGCCCGCCTCGCCATGGCGAGCGACAACTCGGAGGACCCGCACGTCGAGCGCATGATCGAATCCTCGGCACTGTTGGGTGCCCGCCTCGGCGCCAGGATCGAGGACGAGTACCCGGAATTCACCGAGGCGCTTCTGGACATGCTGTACCCGCACTATCTGCGGGCAATTCCATCCTGCTCGATCGCGCAGTTCGCGACGGATTCCCGCACCGGCCAACTGACCGAAGCGGTCACGGTCAAGCGCGGGGCGGCGCTGGAGGCTCGCGTGGGCGAGTGCCGGTTTCGTACGGTCTACGATGTGACCGTGCTGCCGCTGCGTTTAACGGAGGCCCGTTATTCCGCGACGGCGACAGCGCCGATGAGCACCCAGCTTCCGGCGCACACAACCGGTCTGGTCTCGATCTCATTCGAACCGGCCGCCGAAGCCGAAGCATTTGCCGCGACGCAAGGCGGCAGTCCGGTGCGGATACACCTAACCGGGCAGCAGAGCTTCGTATCGGCACTCACCGATACCCTGCTGATGCGCCCTACCGCCGCGTTTGCCGAAGCGGATGGGTCCGGTCGGTGGAAAGCGCTCTCGCACCTACCGTTTAGTGCCGTCGGCTTCGAAGATCAGGACGCGCTGATCGGCGGGGAACCGGACGCTCCGGCGGCGTTTCGCCGGCTGATGGAGTTCTTCGCGTTTCCCGAGAAGTTTTACTTTATCGACCTCGATTTCGCGCGCCTGCTGCGGGCCACCGGCTCATGCAAAAAGTTGACGCTGCATATCGCCGTCGCAAACGTGCTAAAGGACTCTTCCGCGGCACACGTATTGGGAACCCTTCGGGCCGACAATCTTCGGCTCTTCTGCACACCCGTCATCAACCTGTTTAAACGCGAAGCGCTGCCGCTTCGAGGCGCGCGCGACGCCCTTTCGTACCCGGTGATCCCCGAAGCACCGCGCGTTCCGAACACTGAAATCTACTCGATCGATTCCGTCTATACGATCGAGCAGACCGCGGCAGGCAAGGTGGTGCGGGAAATTCCGCCTTACCGTTCGATGCGGCACGACGAATCGGCCCAGTCGTCACGAACGTACTGGCTCGCCCGTCGCGATCGATGGGTCGCGCAGCAGCGCCCCGGCTATGAGACCGAGATTTCCTTCGTGAGTATCGGGGCGACACCCGCCGAGCTGGACCCGGGTCCGTTGGGCATCGAACTGACCTGCACCAATCGGGACTTGCCGCCGGCCATGCCGTTCGGCATGCCGGGCGGCGATCTGTTGAATGAGGATGCTTCGTTTGCCTGCACGATTTCCATGCTGCGGGCCCCGACTCGAAGCGCGACGCTGGCGCAGGGCAACAGGAGTCTCTGGCGTATCGTTGCGCAGCTCACGCCAAATGCGCTGTCACTGGACCTTGCCGGTCTCAAAGCCCTGCTTTACCAGCATGCTCATTCGGCGTCGACATCCATGTCGACGCTGATCGACGGAATCGCCGGACTCGATCACCGCCCCTGCATGCGATGGATGCCCGCCAAGCCTCTGGCAAACTTCGTCCGCGGTATAGAAGTGCTGTTGACGATCGACGAGCCCGCCTTCAACGGCGTGAGTCTCGGCGTCTTCATCGGCGTGATGGAACGTTTCTTTGAACCGTACGCGCATTCGAACAGTTTTACCCAACTGGTCGTGCTTTCAAAAAATACGGGTAATGAAATCCGGCGTTGCGCCCCTCGTCAGGGCACCTCCCCGCTACTTTGA
- the sixA gene encoding phosphohistidine phosphatase SixA: MNLILWRHAEAEEIAPSDLARQLTVRGRKQAQAVAKWLRARLDDDAVILASPAVRTIQTVESLTDQYRVVRELAPGASAADVLGAAGWPEGIAPTVVVVGHQPTLGHVAAQLLAQSDTSWPLKKAGVWWLASRERDGDEQVVLRAAISPDLL; encoded by the coding sequence ATGAATCTGATCCTCTGGCGCCACGCCGAAGCCGAAGAGATCGCCCCGAGCGACCTGGCCCGCCAGTTGACCGTGCGCGGCCGCAAACAGGCGCAAGCCGTGGCGAAGTGGCTGCGCGCGCGGCTCGACGACGACGCCGTGATCCTGGCCAGCCCCGCCGTGCGCACCATCCAGACCGTCGAAAGCCTGACCGATCAATACCGCGTGGTGCGCGAACTCGCGCCCGGCGCCAGTGCGGCTGACGTGCTCGGCGCCGCCGGCTGGCCCGAAGGCATTGCACCGACGGTGGTGGTAGTCGGCCATCAGCCGACCCTCGGTCACGTCGCGGCGCAACTGCTTGCCCAAAGCGACACAAGCTGGCCGCTCAAGAAGGCAGGCGTCTGGTGGCTGGCTAGCCGCGAGCGCGACGGCGACGAGCAGGTGGTGCTGCGCGCGGCGATCAGCCCCGATCTTTTGTAA
- a CDS encoding SDR family NAD(P)-dependent oxidoreductase — MTAGKSAEATPKIAIVTGGSRGLGRNTVLHLAKRGVSSIFTYRANQAEAEKVVGLVAEEGRQAVALQLDTGKISTFDAFVGQVRDSLAQLGAERFDYLVNNAGTSHHAPFEQTSEEELDSLYNVHFKGVFFLTQKLVPLIQDGGRIVNISSGLTRVAVPGSASYASMKGAVEVLTRYLAKELGPRRIAVNTVAPGAVATDFSGGMVRDNPEINKRVAEWTALGRAGLPDDIGPMIASLLADDNRWVNAQRIEVSGGMVI; from the coding sequence ATGACAGCAGGAAAATCAGCAGAGGCCACACCGAAGATCGCCATCGTCACCGGCGGCAGCCGCGGCCTGGGACGCAACACGGTGCTCCACCTGGCGAAGCGCGGCGTCAGTTCCATTTTCACCTATCGAGCCAATCAGGCGGAGGCCGAGAAGGTCGTCGGTCTCGTGGCCGAGGAAGGTCGGCAAGCGGTCGCGCTGCAGCTCGATACCGGCAAGATCAGTACGTTCGACGCGTTCGTCGGACAGGTTCGGGACTCGCTCGCACAGTTGGGCGCCGAGCGCTTCGACTACCTCGTCAACAACGCCGGCACGTCGCACCACGCACCGTTCGAGCAGACCTCCGAGGAAGAGCTGGACAGCCTCTACAACGTCCATTTCAAGGGGGTGTTTTTTCTGACGCAGAAGCTCGTTCCGCTGATCCAAGACGGCGGCCGCATCGTCAATATTTCGTCGGGGCTCACTCGCGTCGCCGTGCCGGGCAGTGCGTCCTATGCGTCCATGAAGGGGGCGGTCGAAGTGCTGACCCGCTATCTGGCGAAAGAGCTCGGCCCGCGCCGGATCGCCGTCAACACCGTCGCGCCGGGCGCGGTCGCCACCGACTTCAGCGGCGGCATGGTGCGCGACAATCCGGAGATCAACAAGCGCGTGGCGGAGTGGACGGCGCTCGGCCGTGCGGGCCTGCCGGACGACATCGGCCCGATGATCGCCTCGCTGCTCGCCGACGACAACCGCTGGGTCAACGCCCAGCGCATCGAAGTCTCGGGCGGCATGGTGATCTAA
- a CDS encoding GNAT family N-acetyltransferase has protein sequence MQDLPTSSLPLASNLETRRRLPRAEETVTAQHRLQVAWARTDEELREAQHLRYRVFADEMGARLTGPAGLDVDAFDHYCDHLLVRDLDTLKVVGTYRALPPHQAARIGRLYAESEFDVSRLTHLRPKMVEVGRSCVHPDYRSGAVIMSLWGGLASYMLHNGYETMLGCASVAMADGGHYAANLYCALRDSAMTAQEYRAFAHTPLPVDELQTGAQVAPPPLVKGYLRLGAKICGAPAWDPDFNTADFLTLLRLSEINARYARHFLGDALPG, from the coding sequence ATGCAAGATCTGCCGACGTCTTCCCTGCCGCTCGCTTCGAACCTCGAGACGCGCCGTCGTCTGCCGCGCGCCGAGGAAACCGTCACCGCGCAACACCGGCTGCAAGTGGCCTGGGCACGCACAGATGAAGAGCTTCGCGAAGCGCAGCATCTGCGCTACCGGGTGTTCGCCGACGAAATGGGCGCGCGCCTGACCGGCCCCGCGGGTCTCGACGTCGACGCTTTCGATCACTATTGCGACCACCTGCTGGTACGCGATCTCGATACGCTCAAGGTGGTCGGCACCTATCGTGCGCTGCCGCCGCACCAGGCGGCGCGCATCGGCCGTCTGTATGCCGAAAGCGAGTTCGACGTCTCGCGTCTCACGCATCTGCGCCCGAAGATGGTCGAAGTGGGCCGCTCGTGCGTGCATCCGGATTACCGCAGCGGCGCCGTGATCATGTCGCTGTGGGGCGGCCTCGCGTCGTACATGTTGCACAACGGCTACGAAACGATGCTCGGCTGCGCGAGCGTAGCGATGGCCGACGGTGGTCACTACGCGGCGAATCTGTACTGCGCGCTGCGCGATAGCGCGATGACCGCGCAGGAGTACCGCGCCTTCGCGCACACGCCGCTGCCGGTCGACGAACTGCAAACCGGCGCCCAGGTGGCGCCGCCGCCGCTCGTCAAAGGTTATCTGCGGCTCGGTGCGAAAATCTGCGGCGCACCGGCCTGGGATCCCGACTTCAACACGGCTGACTTTCTGACGCTGCTGCGACTGTCCGAAATCAACGCGCGCTATGCACGCCACTTCCTCGGCGATGCCTTGCCGGGTTAA
- a CDS encoding DUF4148 domain-containing protein produces the protein MKSFIEAAVIAALIAAPLAAFAQSSQPLTRAEVRADLVQVEKAGYNPNDWIHYPDNIQAAEARVAAEKGAAQADATGYGSGSNGSSQAGQRASSAVSTYSAPVAIYGH, from the coding sequence ATGAAGTCGTTTATCGAAGCTGCTGTTATTGCCGCCCTGATCGCCGCACCGCTCGCCGCGTTTGCGCAGTCGAGCCAACCGTTGACCCGCGCTGAAGTGCGCGCCGACCTGGTTCAGGTCGAAAAGGCCGGCTACAACCCGAACGACTGGATTCACTACCCCGACAACATTCAGGCTGCGGAAGCCCGCGTCGCCGCCGAAAAGGGCGCCGCGCAGGCTGATGCAACCGGCTATGGCTCGGGCAGCAACGGTTCGTCGCAAGCCGGCCAGCGCGCCAGCTCGGCAGTGAGCACGTACTCGGCCCCGGTGGCGATCTACGGTCACTAA
- a CDS encoding DUF4148 domain-containing protein, whose product MKSLIKAVALAVAIAAPVASFAQSNQPLTRAEVRAQLVQLEKAGYNPSISNDPTYPANIQAAEARVAAENGSTSGVGGAVSGSSESGVRTSALSAVSDSRSVYAGH is encoded by the coding sequence ATGAAATCGCTCATCAAAGCTGTCGCCCTTGCTGTTGCTATCGCTGCCCCGGTTGCTTCATTCGCTCAATCGAACCAGCCTTTGACCCGCGCCGAAGTCCGTGCGCAACTGGTCCAGCTCGAAAAGGCCGGCTACAACCCGTCCATTTCCAACGACCCCACCTATCCGGCGAACATTCAGGCCGCCGAAGCACGCGTTGCTGCTGAGAATGGTTCGACGAGCGGCGTCGGCGGTGCGGTTAGCGGCTCGTCGGAATCGGGTGTTCGCACTTCTGCGTTGTCGGCGGTGAGCGACTCGCGTTCGGTCTACGCCGGCCACTAA
- a CDS encoding DUF4148 domain-containing protein: MNSLIKAVAIAVALSAPVVSFAQSNQPLTRAEVRAQLVQLEKAGYRPGGDQATYPVQIEAAEARVAAENGSTSGVGGVVSGSSESGAPAAAVSSYPGERSLYVGH; this comes from the coding sequence ATGAACTCGCTTATCAAGGCTGTCGCTATTGCTGTTGCTCTCTCCGCTCCGGTCGTGTCGTTCGCCCAATCGAACCAGCCGCTGACGCGCGCCGAAGTGCGTGCGCAACTGGTCCAGCTTGAAAAGGCCGGCTATCGTCCGGGTGGCGACCAAGCTACTTACCCCGTTCAGATCGAGGCTGCCGAAGCGCGCGTTGCTGCTGAGAATGGCTCGACGAGCGGTGTCGGTGGTGTCGTGAGCGGCTCGTCGGAATCGGGCGCGCCCGCCGCAGCCGTGTCGAGCTATCCCGGCGAGCGTTCGCTTTACGTAGGTCACTAA
- a CDS encoding Rap1a/Tai family immunity protein, with the protein MNKSIAALALIALCSTAQASPASDADNGFLTGNYFRGGSQSMRAAYVIGILDGFSYSTVFGAPDARVEKLRRCIGAMNANTRAVGTIVDQYLDAHPESWNEKMQPIVLRAMRQACATHGVAID; encoded by the coding sequence ATGAACAAATCGATCGCCGCCCTGGCACTCATCGCACTTTGCTCCACCGCGCAGGCCAGTCCGGCATCCGATGCCGACAACGGGTTTCTCACCGGCAACTACTTTCGAGGCGGAAGCCAATCGATGCGTGCTGCCTACGTCATTGGCATCCTCGACGGCTTCTCGTACTCCACGGTGTTCGGCGCGCCGGACGCGAGGGTCGAGAAGCTCCGCCGCTGTATCGGCGCCATGAATGCCAATACCCGGGCAGTCGGCACGATCGTGGATCAATACCTCGACGCACACCCTGAGTCATGGAATGAGAAGATGCAGCCGATCGTCCTGCGCGCCATGCGGCAGGCTTGTGCAACGCATGGCGTAGCGATCGACTAA